Proteins co-encoded in one Streptomyces sp. JH34 genomic window:
- the disA gene encoding DNA integrity scanning diadenylate cyclase DisA, whose protein sequence is MAANDRAAPPGKSGQGTGNEALMRASLSAVAPGTALRDGLERILRGNTGGLIVLGMDKTVESMCTGGFVLDVEFAATRLRELCKLDGAMILDKDMTKILRAGVQLVPDASIPTEETGTRHRTADRVSKACGFPVVSVSQSMRLIALYVDGERRVLEESSAILSRANQALATLERYKLRLDEVAGTLSALEIEDLVTVRDVTAVSQRLEMVRRIATEIAEYVVELGTDGRLLALQLDELIAGVEPERELVVRDYVPEPTAKRSRTVTEALAELDTLTHTELLELPVVARALGYSGSPETLDSAVSPRGYRLLAKVPRLPGAIIERLVEHFGGLQKLLAASVDDLQAVDGVGEARARSVREGLSRLAESSILERYV, encoded by the coding sequence GTGGCAGCCAACGACCGGGCAGCACCGCCCGGAAAGTCCGGCCAAGGCACGGGCAACGAGGCGCTGATGCGCGCCTCGTTGAGCGCGGTCGCGCCCGGAACGGCCCTCCGCGACGGCCTGGAGCGCATCCTCCGCGGCAACACCGGCGGACTGATCGTCCTCGGCATGGACAAGACCGTCGAATCCATGTGCACCGGCGGATTCGTGCTCGACGTGGAGTTCGCCGCGACGCGCCTGCGCGAACTGTGCAAGCTCGACGGCGCGATGATCCTCGACAAGGACATGACGAAGATCCTCCGGGCCGGCGTGCAGCTGGTCCCGGACGCCTCCATCCCCACCGAGGAGACGGGCACGCGCCACCGCACGGCCGACCGGGTCTCCAAGGCGTGCGGCTTCCCGGTGGTGTCGGTCTCGCAGTCGATGCGCCTGATCGCGCTGTACGTGGACGGGGAGCGGCGGGTCCTGGAGGAGTCCTCCGCGATCCTGTCCCGCGCCAACCAGGCGCTCGCCACCCTGGAGCGCTACAAGCTCAGGCTGGACGAGGTCGCCGGGACGCTCTCCGCCCTGGAGATCGAGGACCTGGTGACGGTCCGGGACGTGACGGCGGTCTCCCAGCGCCTGGAGATGGTGCGCCGGATCGCGACCGAGATCGCCGAGTACGTGGTGGAGCTGGGCACCGACGGCCGTCTCCTGGCCCTCCAGCTGGACGAGTTGATCGCCGGCGTGGAGCCGGAGCGCGAGCTGGTCGTACGCGACTACGTCCCCGAGCCGACGGCGAAGCGGTCCCGCACGGTCACCGAGGCGCTGGCCGAGCTGGACACGCTCACCCACACCGAGCTGCTCGAACTGCCGGTCGTAGCACGGGCGCTGGGGTACAGCGGGTCTCCGGAGACGCTGGACTCCGCGGTCTCCCCGCGCGGCTACCGGCTGCTGGCGAAGGTGCCGCGGCTGCCCGGCGCGATCATCGAGCGGCTGGTGGAGCACTTCGGCGGCCTGCAGAAACTCCTCGCCGCGAGCGTGGACGACCTCCAGGCCGTGGACGGGGTCGGCGAGGCGCGGGCCCGGAGCGTGCGGGAGGGACTCTCGCGGCTGGCGGAGTCCTCGATCCTGGAGCGGTACGTCTAG